Proteins encoded together in one Neisseria lactamica window:
- a CDS encoding HP0495 family protein: MTEQKNKTSLIDFPCTFPLKVMGAVHPEFEQAVLDTVRLHAPETQAHHITTRPSSKGNYTGATVQVKVENQEQLDNIYRALTSHELVKVVL, translated from the coding sequence ATGACCGAACAAAAAAACAAAACATCCCTCATCGACTTTCCCTGCACCTTCCCATTGAAAGTGATGGGCGCGGTGCATCCCGAGTTCGAGCAGGCGGTATTGGACACCGTCCGCCTTCACGCCCCTGAAACGCAGGCGCACCACATCACCACGCGTCCGAGCAGCAAAGGCAACTATACCGGCGCCACCGTTCAGGTAAAGGTTGAAAACCAAGAACAATTGGACAACATCTACCGCGCGCTGACTTCGCACGAACTGGTCAAAGTGGTACTTTGA
- a CDS encoding AI-2E family transporter, protein MYRRKGRGIKPWMGAGAAFAALVWLVFALGDTLTPFAVAAVLAYVLDPLVEWLQKKGLNRASASMSVMVFSLILLLALLLIIVPMLVGQFNNLASRLPQLIGFMQNTLLPWLKNTIGGYVEIDQASIIAWLQAHTGELSNALKAWFPVLMRQGGNIVSSIGNLLLLPLLLYYFLLDWQRWSCGIAKLVPRRFAGAYTRITGNLNEVLGEFLRGQLLVMLIMGLVYGLGLVLVGLDSGFAIGMVAGILVFVPYLGAFTGLLLATVAALLQFGSWNGILAVWAVFAVGQFLESFFITPKIVGDRIGLSPFWVIFSLMAFGQLMGFVGMLAGLPLAAVTLVLLREGVQKYFAGSFYRGR, encoded by the coding sequence ATGTATCGGAGGAAAGGGCGGGGCATCAAGCCGTGGATGGGTGCCGGTGCGGCGTTTGCCGCCTTGGTTTGGCTGGTTTTCGCGCTCGGCGATACTTTGACTCCGTTTGCGGTTGCGGCGGTGCTGGCGTATGTATTGGACCCTTTGGTCGAATGGTTGCAGAAAAAGGGTTTGAACCGTGCATCCGCTTCGATGTCTGTGATGGTGTTTTCCTTGATTTTGTTGTTGGCATTATTGTTGATTATCGTCCCTATGCTGGTCGGGCAGTTCAACAATTTGGCATCGCGCCTGCCCCAATTAATCGGTTTTATGCAGAACACGCTGCTGCCGTGGTTGAAAAATACAATCGGCGGATATGTGGAAATCGATCAGGCATCTATTATTGCGTGGCTTCAGGCGCATACGGGAGAGTTGAGCAACGCGCTTAAGGCGTGGTTTCCCGTTTTGATGAGGCAGGGCGGCAATATTGTCAGCAGTATCGGCAACCTGCTGCTGCTTCCCTTGCTGCTTTACTATTTCCTGCTGGATTGGCAGCGGTGGTCGTGCGGCATTGCCAAACTGGTTCCGAGGCGTTTTGCCGGTGCTTATACGCGCATTACAGGCAATTTGAACGAGGTATTGGGCGAATTTTTGCGCGGGCAGCTTTTGGTGATGCTGATTATGGGTTTGGTTTACGGCTTGGGGTTGGTGCTGGTCGGGCTGGATTCGGGGTTTGCAATCGGTATGGTTGCCGGTATTTTGGTTTTTGTTCCCTATTTGGGCGCGTTTACAGGACTGCTGCTGGCAACCGTCGCCGCCTTGCTCCAGTTCGGTTCGTGGAACGGCATCTTGGCTGTTTGGGCGGTTTTTGCCGTAGGACAGTTTCTCGAAAGTTTTTTCATTACGCCGAAAATCGTGGGAGACCGTATCGGCCTGTCGCCGTTTTGGGTTATCTTTTCGCTGATGGCGTTCGGGCAGCTGATGGGCTTTGTCGGAATGTTGGCCGGATTGCCTTTGGCCGCCGTAACCTTGGTCTTGCTTCGCGAGGGCGTGCAGAAATATTTTGCCGGCAGTTTTTACCGGGGCAGGTAG
- a CDS encoding SPFH domain-containing protein has product MEFFIILLAAVAVFGFKSFVVIPQQEVHVVERLGRFHRALTAGLNILIPFIDRVAYRHSLKEIPLDVPSQVCITRDNTQLTVDGIIYFQVTDPKLASYGSSNYIMAITQLAQTTLRSVIGRMELDKTFEERDEINSTVVAALDEAAGAWGVKVLRYEIKDLVPPQEILRAMQAQITAEREKRARIAESEGRKIEQINLASGQREAEIQQSEGEAQAAVNASNAEKIARINRAKGEAESLRLVAEANAEAIRQIAAALQTQGGADAVNLKIAEQYVAAFNNLAKESNTLIMPANVADIGSLISAGMKIIDSSKTAK; this is encoded by the coding sequence ATGGAATTTTTCATTATCTTGTTGGCAGCCGTTGCCGTTTTCGGCTTCAAATCCTTTGTCGTCATCCCACAACAGGAAGTCCACGTTGTCGAAAGGCTGGGGCGTTTCCATCGCGCCCTGACGGCCGGTTTGAATATTTTGATTCCCTTTATCGACCGCGTCGCCTACCGTCATTCGCTGAAAGAAATCCCTTTAGACGTACCCAGCCAAGTCTGCATCACGCGCGACAATACGCAGCTGACTGTTGACGGCATCATCTATTTCCAAGTAACCGACCCCAAACTCGCCTCATACGGTTCGAGCAACTACATTATGGCGATTACCCAGCTTGCCCAAACGACGCTGCGTTCCGTTATCGGGCGTATGGAGTTGGACAAAACGTTTGAAGAACGCGACGAAATCAACAGCACTGTTGTTGCGGCTTTGGACGAGGCGGCCGGGGCTTGGGGCGTGAAGGTTTTGCGTTATGAGATTAAAGACTTGGTGCCGCCGCAAGAGATTTTGCGTGCGATGCAGGCGCAAATTACCGCCGAACGCGAAAAACGCGCCCGTATCGCCGAATCCGAAGGCCGTAAAATCGAACAAATCAACCTTGCCAGTGGTCAGCGCGAAGCCGAAATCCAACAATCCGAAGGCGAGGCTCAGGCTGCGGTCAATGCGTCAAATGCCGAGAAAATCGCCCGCATCAACCGTGCCAAAGGTGAAGCGGAATCCTTGCGCCTTGTTGCCGAAGCCAATGCCGAAGCCATCCGTCAAATTGCCGCCGCCCTTCAAACCCAAGGCGGCGCGGATGCGGTCAATCTGAAGATTGCGGAACAATACGTCGCTGCGTTCAACAATCTTGCCAAAGAAAGCAATACGCTGATTATGCCCGCCAATGTTGCCGACATCGGCAGCCTGATTTCTGCCGGTATGAAAATTATCGACAGCAGCAAAACCGCCAAATAA
- a CDS encoding NfeD family protein — protein MTVWFVAAVAVLIIELLTGTVYLLVVSAALAGSGIIYGLTGSTPAAVLAAALLSALGIWFVHAKTAGGKVETDSYQDLDAGQYAEILRHTGGNRYEVFYRGTHWQAQNTGQDVFEPGTRALIVRKEGNLLIITHP, from the coding sequence ATGACTGTATGGTTTGTTGCTGCTGTTGCCGTCTTAATCATCGAATTATTGACGGGAACGGTTTATCTTTTGGTTGTCAGCGCGGCTTTGGCGGGTTCGGGCATTATCTACGGACTGACCGGCAGCACGCCTGCCGCCGTCTTGGCCGCCGCCCTACTTTCCGCGCTGGGTATTTGGTTCGTACACGCCAAAACCGCCGGGGGAAAAGTTGAAACGGATTCATATCAGGATTTGGATGCCGGGCAATATGCCGAAATTCTCCGGCACACAGGCGGCAACCGTTACGAAGTTTTTTATCGCGGTACGCACTGGCAGGCGCAAAATACGGGACAGGATGTGTTTGAACCGGGAACGCGCGCTCTAATCGTCCGCAAGGAAGGTAACCTTCTTATTATCACACACCCTTAA
- the ung gene encoding uracil-DNA glycosylase — translation MDTWHDALGGEKQQPYFQEILNAVRQERLSGQIIYPPETDVFNAFRLTAFDRVKVVILGQDPYHGAGQAHGLAFSVRQGIRIPPSLLNIYKELETDIEGFSIPAHGCLTAWAEQGVLLLNTVLTVREGQAHSHALLGWERFTDTVIRQLATHRKHLVFMLWGGYAQQKRKLIDSQNHLILTAPHPSPLSAYRGFFGCRHFSQANSYLGRHGIEPINWKL, via the coding sequence ATGGACACTTGGCACGATGCACTCGGCGGCGAAAAACAGCAGCCGTATTTTCAGGAAATTTTAAATGCGGTCCGGCAGGAACGTTTGTCGGGACAAATCATCTATCCGCCGGAGACAGATGTGTTCAACGCATTCCGCCTGACAGCGTTCGACCGGGTCAAAGTCGTTATTCTCGGACAAGACCCGTATCACGGGGCAGGGCAGGCGCACGGTTTGGCATTTTCCGTCCGGCAGGGTATCCGCATACCGCCGTCTTTACTCAATATCTACAAGGAGTTGGAAACCGACATCGAAGGCTTTTCCATTCCCGCGCACGGCTGTCTGACAGCGTGGGCGGAGCAGGGCGTATTGCTTCTGAACACGGTTTTGACCGTACGCGAAGGACAGGCGCATTCGCACGCCCTTTTAGGCTGGGAACGCTTTACCGATACCGTCATCAGGCAGCTTGCGACACACCGCAAGCATCTTGTCTTTATGCTGTGGGGTGGGTATGCACAACAAAAAAGGAAACTGATAGACAGTCAAAACCATTTGATATTGACCGCGCCGCATCCGTCTCCTCTGTCGGCATATCGCGGTTTTTTCGGCTGCCGCCATTTTTCACAGGCAAACAGCTATTTGGGCCGGCACGGTATCGAACCGATAAACTGGAAGCTGTAA
- a CDS encoding type I restriction-modification system subunit M: protein MAIKKNQLYASLWAGCDELRGGMDATAPNRANCTKR from the coding sequence ATGGCAATCAAAAAAAACCAGCTTTACGCATCGCTTTGGGCGGGCTGCGACGAATTGCGCGGCGGTATGGATGCCACCGCACCCAATCGGGCAAACTGCACGAAGCGATGA